A window from Citrus sinensis cultivar Valencia sweet orange chromosome 3, DVS_A1.0, whole genome shotgun sequence encodes these proteins:
- the LOC102629182 gene encoding pentatricopeptide repeat-containing protein At4g18975, chloroplastic has product MWRSPATSYLVGRTLNSIYKSVEKIQIPNQIIGKAMSMSSLEGQRTNQSVDQYPERNAASTRNFRIGEYVPRKDKINFLVNTLLDLKNSKEDVYGTLDAWVAWEQNFPVGSLKKALLALEKEQQWHRVVQVIKWMLSKGQGSTMGTCGQLIRALDMDHRAEEAHKFWEKRIGIDLHSVPWQLCKSMIAIYYRNNMLERLIKLFKGLEAFDRKPPEKSIVQRVADAYEVLGLLEEKERVLERYKDLFTEKEKRSNKKSKSSSMKGKKKKGRTRDTPVSDGVTNAIEDIQ; this is encoded by the exons ATGTGGAGGTCACCTGCAACATCTTACCTG gTTGGCCGAACCCTGAATTCCATTTACAAATCGGtggaaaaaattcaaataccTAATCAAATCATTGGAAAAGCTATGTCTATGTCATCATTAGAG GGTCAACGCACCAACCAATCCGTAGATCAGTATCCAGAGAGAAATGCTGCAAGTACACGGAATTTTCGAATTGGGGAGTATGTCCCGAGAAAGGATAAGATTAATTTCCTTGTAAACACT CTTCTTGACCTCAAGAACAGTAAAGAAGATGTTTATGGCACTCTTGATGCTTGGGTTGCATGGGAGCAAAACTTTCCTGTTGGATCACTTAAGAAGGCATTGCTTGCTCTTGAGAAGGAACAACAGTGGCACAGAGTAGTTCAG gtaatcaaatggatgttaagCAAGGGGCAGGGATCTACAATGGGCACATGTGGACAATTAATACGGGCTTTAGATATGGACCACAGAGCAGAAGAAGCACACAAGTTTTGGGAGAAGAGAATTGGTATAGACCTCCACTCTGTCCCTTGGCAATTATGCAAAAGCATGATCGCTATTTATTATCGAAACAATATGCTGGAGAGGCTCATAAAG CTTTTCAAGGGTCTTGAAGCTTTTGATCGTAAACCTCCAGAGAAATCAATAGTGCAGAGAGTTGCAGATGCATACGAAGTGTTGGGCTTattagaagagaaagaaagggTCTTGGAGAGGTACAAGGATCTCTTCACTGAGAAAGAGAAACGAtccaataaaaaatctaagtcATCATCTATGAAaggcaagaaaaaaaaag GGCGTACAAGAGACACGCCAGTTTCTGATGGTGTTACCAATGCCATAGAGGACATACAATAA
- the LOC102629678 gene encoding uncharacterized protein At1g05835, protein MHNCMQINCVNMQSHKAFKLLLWCSCLTFASLLDQGKGEKCSKYSPTLQQTQVGFGSPPTFMARVHNNCPMCPVINIHLKCGNFSQALVNPRLLKVISYNNCVVNSGFPLSPLQTFSFNYSHPKYVMQPATWSFQCE, encoded by the exons ATGCACAATTGTATGCAGATCAATTGTGTAAATATGCAGAGCCACAAAGCTTTCAAATTACTTCTGTGGTGCAGTTGCCTCACATTTGCTTCTCTCCTAGACCAag GTAAGGGAGAGAAATGCAGCAAATATTCTCCAACTCTGCAACAAACTCAGGTGGGATTCGGCAGTCCTCCAACATTCATGGCTCGGGTGCATAACAACTGCCCTATGTGTCCAGTTATTAATATCCACTTGAAATGTGGGAACTTTTCTCAGGCTCTAGTCAATCCCAGACTGCTCAAGGTGATTTCATACAACAACTGTGTTGTTAACAGTGGCTTCCCTCTGTCACCGCTAcaaacattttctttcaattattcACATCCCAAGTATGTCATGCAACCCGCTACTTGGTCCTTCCAGTGCGAGTGA